The following proteins come from a genomic window of Corallococcus sp. NCRR:
- a CDS encoding lipase maturation factor family protein, producing MREMPPLVLFDGDCGFCKRWVARWRQDTGGRVRFARGSGWLLKLLGISKKDMLRAMQLVEPSGRRSSGAEAVFRMLAWSPRWSTRLAARLGLAPGVRQVAGAVYSVIAHHRRRASKWDTWLFSRVTEPAEHRLVRWAFMRLLGGTFLVAFTSLGKQVLGLYGEKGIRPIRDVAQSERWAAQGRWRRPSVFWKDASDAALVRGCRVGQALSLALLFNVAPRPSAAALWALYLSYVSLGREFLSFQWDVLLLEMGLLGALTAPAGVRPGLGKRDVSALEVFLFRTLVFRLYFGSGISKFHSGDRTWRELSACDVYFETAPLPTRGGWAAHQLPRRVRHAGTAAVLAAETAVPFLAFGPRRVRQAAFGVFSALQAAIMATGNYGFFNVQSLALGLWLLDDAALRRVLPEALWRDAGPTRRPSVPGTALAMAAAVPLLTLGTVEQLRRTGWWPRGPERLVRAVDWLEDRVMPLHSVNSYGLFAVMTVDRPEITVEGSNDGVHWVEYPFRYKTSGVDRPPRQVAPHQPRLDWQMWFAALGSPPSWFLALMERLLEGSPEVLGLFASNPFPDRPPRLVRAVLHDYRMTSRSERQRTGAWWKRERRGLYVSPLTLAPGSSEQAGRLTWSV from the coding sequence ATGCGCGAGATGCCACCGCTGGTGCTATTCGATGGAGACTGCGGCTTCTGCAAGCGCTGGGTGGCGCGCTGGCGCCAGGACACCGGCGGCCGGGTGCGCTTCGCGCGGGGGAGCGGATGGCTGCTCAAGCTCCTGGGCATTTCGAAGAAGGACATGCTGCGGGCAATGCAGCTGGTGGAGCCGTCGGGGCGCCGCTCGTCCGGCGCGGAGGCCGTCTTCCGCATGCTCGCCTGGTCGCCTCGCTGGAGCACGCGGCTGGCCGCGCGGCTGGGATTGGCGCCCGGCGTCCGGCAGGTGGCGGGCGCGGTGTATTCGGTCATCGCGCACCACCGCCGGCGCGCGTCGAAATGGGACACGTGGTTGTTCAGCCGCGTGACGGAGCCCGCGGAGCACCGGCTGGTGCGCTGGGCCTTCATGCGCCTTTTGGGGGGCACGTTCCTCGTCGCCTTCACGTCGCTGGGGAAGCAGGTGCTGGGGCTCTACGGAGAGAAGGGCATCCGTCCCATCCGCGACGTGGCGCAGTCCGAGCGTTGGGCCGCGCAGGGCCGCTGGCGCCGTCCCTCCGTGTTCTGGAAGGACGCGTCGGACGCGGCGCTGGTGCGCGGCTGCCGCGTGGGACAGGCGCTGTCGCTGGCGCTGCTCTTCAACGTGGCCCCGCGCCCGAGCGCCGCCGCGCTGTGGGCGCTGTATCTGTCCTATGTGTCACTGGGGCGCGAGTTCCTGTCGTTCCAGTGGGACGTGCTGCTGTTGGAGATGGGGCTGCTGGGCGCGCTCACCGCGCCGGCCGGCGTGAGGCCCGGGCTGGGGAAGCGGGACGTGTCCGCGCTGGAGGTGTTCCTCTTCCGCACGCTCGTGTTCCGGCTCTACTTCGGGTCGGGCATCAGCAAGTTCCACTCGGGTGACCGGACTTGGCGCGAGTTGAGCGCGTGCGACGTGTACTTCGAGACCGCGCCCCTGCCCACGCGCGGCGGCTGGGCCGCGCATCAGCTTCCGCGCCGGGTGCGCCACGCGGGCACGGCGGCGGTGCTGGCGGCGGAGACGGCGGTGCCGTTCCTCGCGTTCGGTCCCCGGCGCGTGCGGCAGGCCGCCTTCGGCGTCTTCTCCGCGTTGCAGGCGGCCATCATGGCCACGGGCAACTACGGCTTCTTCAACGTCCAGTCGCTGGCCCTGGGGCTGTGGCTGCTGGACGACGCGGCCCTGCGGCGCGTGCTGCCAGAGGCGCTGTGGCGCGACGCCGGGCCCACGCGGCGGCCGTCGGTGCCGGGTACGGCGCTGGCCATGGCCGCGGCGGTGCCATTGCTCACGCTGGGCACCGTGGAGCAGCTGCGCCGGACGGGGTGGTGGCCTCGCGGTCCGGAGCGCCTGGTGCGGGCGGTGGACTGGCTGGAGGACCGGGTGATGCCGCTGCACTCGGTGAACTCCTACGGCCTGTTCGCGGTGATGACGGTGGACCGGCCGGAAATCACCGTGGAGGGCTCGAATGACGGCGTGCACTGGGTGGAGTACCCGTTCCGATACAAGACGTCGGGCGTGGACCGGCCACCGCGGCAGGTTGCTCCGCATCAGCCCCGGCTGGACTGGCAGATGTGGTTCGCCGCGCTGGGGTCGCCGCCGTCGTGGTTCCTGGCCCTGATGGAGCGGCTGCTGGAGGGCTCGCCGGAGGTGCTGGGGCTGTTCGCGTCCAATCCCTTTCCAGACCGTCCGCCCCGGCTCGTACGGGCGGTGCTGCACGATTACCGGATGACGTCCCGGTCGGAGCGCCAGCGCACCGGGGCCTGGTGGAAGCGGGAGCGGCGCGGGCTGTATGTGTCGCCGTTGACCCTCGCGCCCGGGTCGTCCGAGCAGGCCGGACGGCTGACCTGGTCCGTCTGA
- a CDS encoding MBL fold metallo-hydrolase has protein sequence MSEPKAQAKKTDEIVPGVHHWTVSDDRLGGIRSDAYAVVDDDGTVTLIDPLPIDEKALRKLGDIDAIVLTAGNHQRSAWRLRKAFGVPVWAPEGAQGLEEKPDFEYVNGTTLPGGLNTFQTPGPTEAMYTLWLQKSPHAVVFISDLLSHEGRRTPTFVPGEYQDEPLRTRTSIQRILDHLPIQTVCFAHGAPILKDGASALRKALEEDDEFPHAPAP, from the coding sequence ATGAGCGAGCCCAAGGCCCAGGCGAAGAAGACGGATGAAATCGTCCCCGGCGTGCACCACTGGACCGTCTCCGACGACCGGCTCGGCGGCATCCGCAGCGACGCCTACGCGGTGGTGGACGACGACGGCACCGTCACCCTCATCGACCCGCTGCCCATCGACGAGAAGGCCCTGCGCAAGCTGGGCGACATCGACGCCATCGTGCTCACCGCGGGCAACCACCAGCGCTCCGCGTGGCGCCTGCGCAAGGCGTTCGGCGTACCCGTCTGGGCACCCGAGGGCGCGCAGGGCCTGGAGGAGAAGCCGGACTTCGAATACGTGAACGGCACCACGCTGCCGGGCGGCCTCAACACCTTCCAGACGCCGGGGCCCACGGAGGCCATGTACACGCTGTGGCTCCAGAAGAGCCCGCACGCCGTGGTGTTCATCTCCGACCTGCTGTCACACGAGGGCCGGCGCACGCCCACCTTCGTCCCCGGCGAGTACCAGGACGAACCGCTGCGCACGCGCACCAGCATCCAGCGCATCCTGGACCACCTGCCCATCCAGACCGTCTGCTTCGCGCACGGCGCGCCCATCCTCAAGGACGGCGCCAGCGCCCTGCGCAAGGCCCTGGAAGAGGACGACGAGTTCCCGCACGCCCCCGCGCCCTGA
- a CDS encoding dimethylarginine dimethylaminohydrolase family protein gives MMDLFLMSPPGRGWALRGRSNFRSREAAPADARGARREWLTLARHIESRGGTVVALPSPSDALTGMPYAAECGQVVAREGQAPLFLLPRMMSVHRFAERDHWTPLAKRLGLEVVDPGVGIWEAHGDVATFDGVTLLFWGGRTTLDGLEAAQRYFPGEVLRVQVREPAFHGNMAVLPLPAVDRLVVCPDVMAPESVALLEQRFGADRLVRVTEADIRRYATNGLPLGKDLLAPTVMPAHIVETFERLGMRVVSMPMPELTEKGGGSSRCLVSRASVDASRVSLPPEYRLDVVAKDLDADGG, from the coding sequence ATGATGGACCTCTTCCTGATGTCGCCCCCGGGCCGGGGCTGGGCGTTGCGAGGCCGTTCGAACTTCCGCAGCCGCGAGGCCGCCCCGGCGGATGCGCGCGGCGCGCGGCGGGAGTGGCTGACGCTCGCCCGGCACATCGAGTCCCGAGGCGGCACGGTGGTGGCGCTGCCCTCGCCGTCTGACGCGCTGACGGGCATGCCCTACGCGGCCGAGTGCGGCCAGGTGGTGGCGCGCGAGGGCCAGGCCCCGCTGTTCCTGCTGCCCAGGATGATGAGCGTGCATCGCTTCGCGGAGCGCGACCACTGGACGCCGCTGGCGAAGCGCCTGGGCCTGGAGGTCGTGGACCCCGGCGTGGGCATCTGGGAGGCGCACGGTGACGTGGCCACGTTCGACGGCGTGACGCTGCTGTTCTGGGGCGGGCGCACGACGCTCGACGGGCTGGAGGCGGCCCAGCGGTACTTCCCCGGCGAGGTGCTGCGCGTGCAGGTGCGCGAGCCCGCGTTCCACGGGAACATGGCGGTGCTGCCCCTGCCGGCGGTGGACCGGCTGGTGGTGTGCCCGGACGTGATGGCGCCGGAGTCGGTGGCGCTCCTGGAGCAGCGCTTCGGCGCGGACCGGCTGGTGCGGGTGACGGAGGCGGACATCCGCCGCTACGCGACGAACGGGCTGCCGCTGGGGAAGGACCTGCTCGCGCCCACGGTGATGCCCGCGCACATCGTGGAGACCTTCGAGCGGCTGGGGATGCGCGTGGTGTCCATGCCGATGCCGGAGCTGACGGAGAAGGGCGGCGGTTCGTCGCGCTGTCTCGTGTCGCGCGCGTCGGTGGACGCCTCGCGCGTCTCGCTTCCTCCGGAGTACCGGTTGGACGTCGTGGCGAAGGACCTCGACGCCGATGGCGGGTGA
- a CDS encoding Na+/H+ antiporter, giving the protein MHFELAFVLLFSIATAVAIAARYFKFPYTVALVLAGLGLGIVQAFEPPHLTKELLFAVILPGLLFEAAFHVDFRKFMKNKLAITSMAIPGLVASMALTALFLSPVMRGMNLMAGFGLIHAMVFASLIVSTDPIAVVGLFKALGAPKRLAILVEGESLLNDGTSVVLFTLVVGVAAGQEFTVGGAVMDFIKVAGMGAVIGAAVGWAVGKVILRVEDAMVEITCTVIAAYGSFVVAEHFHYSGVIAVVVAGMVCGNWAAQEGMGPTVRIAVESFWEYLAFALNSVVFLLIGLEVQLSSLLDSWLPILLAYAAVLLGRAVVVYGVSGLLRFTSEKLPWKWSAVLTWSGLRGAVSMVLVLGLPNDFAHRELLVNMTFGVVVLSIIVQGLTMAPMLKALGITGIKDVYQEQYELARGRLGAIHAALASLEAMRRAREIPVDTLEPLERDYQQKAQAVEQEIIALKQQSNRFHDEEKQEAIRRVLVVEKDALFSAYQQGTLNKEVFEHLTAELDERIAQAKDAEAHVPEEDTPAPPPQALAS; this is encoded by the coding sequence ATGCACTTCGAGTTGGCCTTCGTGCTGCTCTTCTCCATCGCGACAGCGGTGGCGATCGCGGCGCGCTACTTCAAGTTTCCGTACACGGTGGCGTTGGTGTTGGCGGGCCTGGGCCTGGGCATCGTGCAGGCCTTTGAACCGCCGCACCTGACGAAGGAGCTGCTGTTCGCGGTCATCCTGCCGGGTCTGCTGTTCGAGGCGGCGTTCCACGTGGACTTCCGCAAGTTCATGAAGAACAAGCTGGCCATCACCTCCATGGCCATCCCGGGCCTGGTGGCGTCCATGGCGCTCACGGCGCTGTTCCTGTCCCCGGTCATGCGGGGGATGAACCTGATGGCGGGCTTCGGCCTCATCCACGCGATGGTGTTCGCGTCGCTCATCGTGTCCACGGACCCCATCGCGGTGGTGGGCCTGTTCAAGGCGCTGGGCGCGCCGAAGCGGCTGGCCATCCTGGTGGAGGGCGAGAGCCTGCTCAACGACGGCACCTCCGTGGTGCTCTTCACGCTGGTGGTGGGCGTGGCCGCGGGCCAGGAGTTCACCGTGGGCGGCGCGGTGATGGACTTCATCAAGGTCGCCGGCATGGGCGCCGTCATCGGCGCGGCGGTGGGCTGGGCGGTGGGCAAGGTCATCCTGCGCGTGGAGGACGCCATGGTGGAGATCACCTGCACGGTCATCGCCGCGTACGGGTCCTTCGTGGTGGCGGAGCACTTCCACTACTCGGGCGTCATCGCGGTGGTGGTGGCCGGCATGGTGTGCGGCAACTGGGCGGCCCAGGAGGGCATGGGCCCCACGGTGCGCATCGCGGTGGAGAGCTTCTGGGAGTACCTGGCGTTCGCGCTCAACTCGGTGGTGTTCCTGCTCATCGGCCTGGAGGTGCAGCTGTCGTCGCTGCTCGACTCGTGGCTGCCCATCCTGCTGGCCTACGCCGCGGTGCTGCTGGGCCGCGCGGTGGTCGTCTATGGCGTGTCCGGCCTCTTGCGCTTCACGTCGGAGAAGCTGCCGTGGAAGTGGAGCGCGGTGCTCACCTGGAGCGGCCTGCGCGGCGCGGTGTCCATGGTGCTGGTGCTCGGCCTCCCGAACGACTTCGCCCACCGCGAGCTGCTGGTGAACATGACGTTCGGCGTGGTGGTGCTGTCCATCATCGTCCAGGGGCTCACCATGGCGCCCATGCTCAAGGCGCTGGGCATCACCGGCATCAAGGACGTCTACCAGGAGCAGTACGAGCTGGCCCGGGGCCGGCTGGGCGCCATCCACGCGGCGCTCGCGTCGCTGGAGGCCATGCGCCGCGCCCGCGAGATCCCGGTGGACACGCTGGAGCCCCTGGAGCGCGACTACCAGCAGAAGGCGCAGGCGGTGGAGCAGGAGATCATCGCGCTCAAGCAGCAGTCCAACCGCTTCCACGACGAGGAGAAGCAGGAGGCCATCCGCCGCGTCCTCGTCGTGGAGAAGGACGCCCTCTTCAGCGCCTACCAGCAGGGCACGCTCAACAAGGAGGTCTTCGAGCACCTCACCGCGGAGCTGGACGAGCGCATCGCCCAGGCGAAGGACGCGGAGGCCCACGTCCCGGAGGAGGACACCCCCGCCCCTCCTCCGCAGGCCCTGGCCTCCTGA
- a CDS encoding DUF7151 family protein, whose protein sequence is MRWIRGSWLVLSLVAGGCAPLDLTALKPQAPALSRVLPEAPGAACAFGGKAVQTGLDLDGDGALAATEVTHTDYVCADAPTQVLVRTSELAPGAVCAEGGRLTQAGLDLDGDGVLDDAEVTREVPACTRAAAIVTRTRPVTDSPLCLSPATVLEAGDDVDGDGVLGTAEVQASHHFCLVDSALLRIQVQPEPAGGACGRPGTRVEAFGDLDNNGQRDPDAEALTTLLLCQPARVYSGGPYVVATAEDLAGLQGVTRVDGDLLIHGETLTDLALPELSAVMGALSIQANPQLTRVALPGLRFAGELWLDDNAALSTATVGDPAGRVHVDRNVSVRGNPVLPSLDGLRALTPRRWLGVSDNALLETFEFPGVDSLPDGLSVQGNPRLRTLSMPFLESAGSVSLSQNASLESLSGLSSLRTVEHLSIFSSGKLTTVQGLDNLQSASSITVAKNAKLQTMEGFPSLIRVGSVLIGDNAALVSAGGMPELRTVSEVFTVRNNALLTSVAGLGHLDSVHTLLVELNPRLTDLGGFGRLLRLDRLSVRYNNDLRELNRMEGLRQLQFLTVTDNPSLQELGLHGLQTVEQGFNVANNPLLPACSARELADRVYSGMEVRVINGNDDAAPCPNP, encoded by the coding sequence ATGCGGTGGATCCGGGGTTCGTGGCTGGTGCTCTCCCTCGTCGCGGGAGGGTGCGCACCGCTCGACCTGACCGCCCTCAAGCCGCAGGCCCCCGCCCTCTCCCGCGTGCTCCCGGAAGCACCGGGGGCCGCGTGTGCGTTCGGTGGAAAGGCCGTGCAGACGGGGTTGGACCTGGACGGAGACGGCGCGCTGGCGGCCACCGAGGTCACCCACACCGACTACGTCTGCGCGGACGCGCCCACGCAGGTGCTGGTCCGGACCTCGGAGCTCGCCCCTGGCGCCGTGTGCGCGGAAGGGGGCCGGCTGACGCAGGCGGGGCTCGACCTGGACGGGGACGGCGTGCTGGACGACGCCGAGGTCACCCGCGAGGTCCCCGCCTGCACGCGCGCCGCGGCCATCGTCACCCGGACCCGGCCGGTGACGGACAGCCCCCTCTGCCTGTCCCCCGCCACCGTGCTGGAGGCAGGCGACGACGTGGACGGCGACGGCGTGCTCGGCACCGCGGAGGTCCAGGCCTCCCATCACTTCTGCCTCGTGGACAGCGCCCTCTTGCGCATCCAGGTCCAGCCCGAGCCGGCCGGCGGGGCCTGCGGGCGGCCCGGCACGCGCGTGGAGGCCTTTGGAGACCTCGACAACAACGGACAGCGGGACCCCGACGCGGAGGCCCTGACCACCCTCCTGCTGTGCCAGCCCGCGCGCGTCTACAGCGGCGGCCCGTACGTGGTGGCCACCGCCGAGGACCTGGCGGGGCTCCAGGGCGTCACCCGCGTGGACGGGGACCTGCTCATCCACGGCGAGACCCTGACGGACCTGGCCCTGCCGGAGCTGTCCGCCGTCATGGGCGCCCTGTCCATCCAGGCCAACCCCCAGCTCACCCGCGTGGCGCTGCCCGGGCTGAGGTTCGCCGGGGAGCTGTGGCTGGATGACAACGCGGCGCTGTCCACGGCCACCGTGGGAGACCCGGCCGGCCGCGTCCACGTGGACCGGAACGTGTCCGTGCGGGGCAACCCCGTGCTCCCGTCGCTGGACGGGCTGCGCGCGCTGACCCCGCGCCGCTGGCTGGGCGTGTCCGACAACGCGCTGCTGGAGACCTTCGAGTTCCCCGGGGTGGACAGCCTCCCGGATGGCCTCAGCGTGCAGGGCAACCCGCGGCTGCGCACGCTGTCCATGCCGTTCCTCGAGTCCGCGGGCAGCGTGTCGCTGAGCCAGAACGCGTCCCTGGAGTCGCTGTCCGGCCTGTCCAGCCTGCGCACCGTCGAACACCTGTCCATCTTCTCCAGCGGGAAGCTGACGACGGTGCAGGGACTCGACAACCTCCAGTCCGCGAGCTCCATCACCGTCGCCAAGAACGCGAAGCTCCAGACGATGGAGGGCTTCCCCAGCCTCATCCGCGTGGGCTCGGTGCTCATTGGCGACAACGCGGCGCTGGTGTCCGCGGGCGGCATGCCGGAGCTGCGCACCGTGTCCGAGGTCTTCACCGTCCGGAACAACGCCCTGCTGACGTCGGTGGCGGGCCTGGGCCACCTGGACTCCGTCCACACCCTGCTCGTGGAGTTGAATCCGCGCCTCACCGACCTGGGCGGCTTCGGGCGGCTCTTGCGGCTGGACCGGCTGTCGGTCCGCTACAACAACGACCTGCGGGAGCTGAACCGGATGGAGGGGCTGCGCCAGCTCCAGTTCCTCACCGTGACGGACAACCCGTCCCTCCAGGAGCTGGGCCTGCACGGGCTCCAGACCGTGGAGCAGGGGTTCAACGTGGCCAACAATCCCCTGCTGCCCGCGTGCAGCGCGCGCGAGCTGGCCGACCGCGTCTATTCGGGGATGGAGGTGCGCGTCATCAATGGCAACGACGACGCGGCCCCCTGCCCCAACCCCTAG
- a CDS encoding SRPBCC family protein encodes MSDLTLEWRLPAPPEAVFPAFSEPALIRRWFGAPPGCYRTHAPDPGALGQPYRVGLRDSAGRVFSQVGCIVQVEPGRFLALEMDWEGGGPVPPGRTRAELTFHATGAGDAGTRLELRQGPFADDAARDAHRAYWEACLGRLGRVVAGEAVPCFEEFWEESRGYVGPLAVAAYTVLAGLREAGAPKEAVSQVEDVLYTHLSRLREDTADVLGAVLQSRVEGNAS; translated from the coding sequence GTGAGCGACCTGACGCTGGAGTGGAGGCTGCCCGCGCCGCCGGAGGCGGTGTTCCCCGCGTTCTCGGAGCCCGCGCTCATCCGCCGCTGGTTCGGCGCGCCGCCGGGCTGCTACCGCACGCACGCGCCAGACCCCGGCGCGCTGGGCCAGCCCTACCGGGTGGGCCTGAGGGACTCGGCGGGCCGGGTGTTCTCGCAGGTGGGCTGCATCGTGCAGGTGGAGCCGGGGCGGTTCCTGGCGCTGGAGATGGACTGGGAGGGCGGCGGGCCGGTGCCGCCGGGGCGCACCCGGGCGGAGCTGACCTTCCATGCGACCGGAGCGGGGGACGCAGGCACGCGGCTGGAGCTGCGCCAGGGCCCGTTCGCGGACGACGCGGCCCGGGACGCGCACCGCGCCTACTGGGAGGCGTGCCTGGGGCGGCTTGGGCGCGTGGTGGCGGGCGAGGCGGTGCCGTGCTTCGAGGAGTTCTGGGAGGAGTCGCGCGGCTACGTGGGGCCGCTGGCGGTGGCCGCGTACACGGTGCTGGCGGGGCTGCGCGAGGCGGGCGCGCCGAAGGAGGCGGTGTCCCAGGTGGAGGACGTGCTCTACACGCACCTGTCGCGGCTGCGCGAGGACACCGCGGACGTGCTGGGCGCGGTGCTCCAGTCGCGGGTGGAGGGAAACGCGAGCTGA
- a CDS encoding 2OG-Fe(II) oxygenase, with the protein MRFQPPWGGAFRLDTFFHRTPDVLPEETMASIRSAILGSSLLGESNLSGQFSGTYGFSLTFRRDALPEVHERFPAFAPYLAKTLLPECNAFLLNPLLVGRGRNVAAHIDRSLEFYGPSIGCPVAVSVLYVQVPKELRGGALRLYHRGARVAELTPQENALVMFRGDLLHEVEAITSGAESMRESRISLVVEQYRAPPEQLANVPRFELRTRSGVRA; encoded by the coding sequence ATGCGCTTCCAGCCACCGTGGGGTGGAGCCTTCCGGCTCGACACCTTCTTCCACCGCACTCCGGACGTCCTCCCCGAAGAGACGATGGCCTCCATCCGCTCGGCCATCCTGGGCTCGTCGCTGCTGGGGGAGTCGAACCTGTCGGGGCAGTTCTCCGGCACGTATGGCTTCTCGCTGACGTTCCGCCGGGACGCGCTGCCGGAGGTCCATGAGCGCTTCCCGGCGTTCGCGCCGTACCTGGCGAAGACGCTCCTGCCGGAGTGCAACGCCTTCCTGCTCAACCCGCTGCTGGTGGGCAGGGGCCGGAACGTCGCGGCGCACATCGACCGGAGTCTTGAATTCTACGGCCCGAGCATCGGCTGTCCGGTGGCGGTGAGCGTGCTGTATGTCCAGGTTCCGAAGGAACTCCGGGGCGGGGCGCTGCGGCTGTACCACCGGGGCGCTCGGGTGGCGGAGCTCACGCCCCAGGAGAACGCGCTGGTGATGTTCCGGGGCGACCTGCTGCATGAGGTGGAGGCCATCACCTCCGGCGCGGAGTCCATGCGGGAGTCGCGGATCAGCCTGGTGGTGGAGCAGTACCGCGCGCCGCCAGAGCAGCTGGCGAACGTGCCCCGCTTCGAACTGCGCACGCGTTCGGGGGTGCGGGCGTGA
- a CDS encoding di-heme oxidoreductase family protein, with product MSRSRLTGIALAFLAVSCLAVQSAEAATYGVTPSGSSAVFYVDTTDWADIHYVLNGGGQQNIRMTVTGGRNQYTVTGLSTGNTIDYFFTYWDVSCACARDTTWTRYTHTGTGGGTDAGTGTPDAGTGVDAGPPPNGDAGPVVPLFTSSTALEPATVENTSTALITRVGDRVRDRHMREDQYQAYDHYLKLYFEKRTHWIEIVDQVAKGGSVITVNLYTIYPYDSPDFRAFFRGINTVAEYWHNADFVKVNDYKYTSSVNFNAKEGRAIRVGDRMELEIGVFLQAPVEGRFNYYSTGMLYIVGQGGIVPFEGQGSLRDSFPLPEKAWSGGRGTLHTPFSNEPDNRFLQMATNMAPVNAQPFVEGRRLHHTNFRDGTHSEPDNPVFTAHANKLGNNYVNVSCISCHKQNGRGLPPSTTNTTLDNYVVKVGKVNNGVVSVDPALGFRLQPRAVSGTPEADVRIGSWTTTASGTLNGGTAYSLRKPNYSFLNVTPTNFSARISPQLVGMGLLEAVPESQIAGLADPNDANGDGISGRMQTVKDPETGVTRMGRFGWKAGTARVKHQVAEALNSDMGVTTNVFKTQDCGSSQQGCAGTSTELGDTELDRMTRYIALLGVPARRDHSDATAMQGETVFNNAGCAKCHAPTLTTSQYSAMAEFRGQTIHPYTDLLLHDMGAGLADNLPEGQASGSEWRTAPLWGIGLTAGVSGGEAYLHDGRARSVTEAILWHGGEGEASKQAFVNLSAADRNALLKFVNSL from the coding sequence ATGAGCCGAAGCAGACTCACGGGAATCGCGCTCGCATTCCTGGCCGTCAGTTGTCTGGCGGTGCAATCCGCAGAAGCCGCCACGTATGGCGTTACGCCATCGGGCTCCTCCGCCGTCTTCTACGTCGACACGACGGACTGGGCGGACATCCACTACGTGCTCAACGGCGGCGGACAGCAGAACATCCGCATGACGGTGACGGGAGGCCGCAACCAGTACACCGTCACGGGCCTGAGCACCGGCAACACCATCGACTATTTCTTCACGTACTGGGACGTGTCCTGTGCCTGCGCGCGCGACACGACCTGGACGCGCTACACGCATACCGGCACGGGCGGCGGCACGGACGCGGGCACGGGCACGCCCGACGCGGGCACCGGCGTGGACGCCGGCCCTCCTCCCAACGGCGACGCGGGCCCGGTGGTGCCGCTGTTCACCAGCAGCACGGCGCTGGAGCCGGCCACGGTGGAGAACACCTCCACGGCCCTCATCACCCGCGTGGGCGACCGCGTCCGCGACCGCCACATGCGCGAGGACCAGTACCAGGCCTACGACCACTACCTGAAGCTGTACTTCGAGAAGCGCACCCACTGGATTGAAATCGTCGACCAGGTCGCCAAGGGCGGCAGCGTCATCACGGTGAACCTGTACACGATTTATCCGTATGACTCGCCGGACTTCCGCGCGTTCTTCCGCGGCATCAACACGGTGGCCGAGTACTGGCACAACGCGGACTTCGTGAAGGTCAACGACTACAAGTACACGTCGTCGGTGAACTTCAACGCCAAGGAGGGCCGCGCCATCCGCGTGGGTGACCGGATGGAGCTGGAGATTGGCGTGTTCCTCCAGGCGCCGGTGGAAGGCCGCTTCAACTACTACTCCACGGGCATGCTCTACATCGTGGGCCAGGGCGGCATCGTGCCCTTCGAGGGCCAGGGCAGCCTGCGCGACTCCTTCCCGCTGCCGGAGAAGGCCTGGTCGGGCGGCCGCGGCACGCTGCACACGCCGTTCTCCAACGAGCCGGACAACCGCTTCCTGCAGATGGCCACCAACATGGCGCCGGTGAACGCGCAGCCCTTCGTGGAGGGCCGCCGCCTGCACCACACGAACTTCCGCGACGGCACCCACTCCGAGCCGGACAACCCCGTCTTCACCGCGCACGCGAACAAGCTGGGCAACAACTACGTCAACGTGTCCTGCATCTCCTGCCACAAGCAGAACGGCCGCGGCCTGCCGCCCTCCACCACGAACACCACGTTGGACAACTACGTGGTGAAGGTGGGCAAGGTGAACAACGGCGTGGTGTCCGTGGATCCGGCGCTGGGCTTCCGCCTGCAGCCGCGCGCGGTCAGCGGCACGCCGGAGGCGGACGTGCGCATCGGCAGCTGGACGACCACGGCGAGCGGCACGCTGAACGGCGGCACGGCGTACAGCCTGCGCAAGCCCAACTACAGCTTCCTCAACGTGACGCCGACGAACTTCTCCGCGCGCATCTCGCCGCAGCTGGTGGGCATGGGCCTCCTGGAGGCGGTGCCGGAGTCGCAGATCGCCGGCCTGGCGGACCCCAACGACGCGAACGGCGACGGCATCTCCGGCCGCATGCAGACGGTGAAGGACCCGGAGACGGGCGTCACCCGCATGGGCCGCTTCGGCTGGAAGGCCGGCACGGCGCGCGTGAAGCACCAGGTGGCCGAGGCGCTCAACAGTGACATGGGCGTGACGACCAACGTGTTCAAGACGCAGGACTGCGGTTCGTCCCAGCAGGGCTGCGCGGGCACGAGCACGGAGCTGGGCGACACCGAACTGGACCGGATGACCCGCTACATCGCGCTGCTGGGCGTCCCGGCGCGCCGCGACCACTCGGACGCGACGGCGATGCAGGGTGAGACGGTGTTCAACAACGCGGGCTGCGCGAAGTGCCACGCGCCCACGCTGACCACCAGCCAGTACAGCGCGATGGCCGAGTTCCGCGGCCAGACCATCCACCCGTACACGGACCTGCTCCTGCACGACATGGGCGCGGGCCTGGCGGACAACCTGCCGGAAGGCCAGGCCTCCGGCTCCGAGTGGCGCACGGCCCCGCTGTGGGGCATTGGCCTGACGGCGGGCGTGTCCGGCGGTGAGGCGTACCTGCACGACGGCCGCGCGCGCAGCGTCACCGAGGCCATCCTCTGGCACGGCGGCGAGGGCGAGGCCTCCAAGCAGGCCTTCGTGAACCTCAGCGCCGCGGACCGCAACGCGCTCCTGAAGTTCGTCAACTCGCTGTAA